The segment aatagcgGTGGTaaaagtgggcatccttttcttgtgcctgctctcagaggaaaggcttcagtttttcaccattaaataTAATGTTTGCTGTGAACTTGTGGTAAATGTTTTTAACTATGCTGAGGGAAGTTCCTTTAACTCCCATTctaatgagttttttaaaattttttattagtgaatcactgtgagataaagttacagacttacaaacttttgtgcttgcgtttcagtcatacaatgatcgagtacccatccctccaccagtgcccattctctaccaccaatggtcccagcatctctcccaccacccccactctgtctTCTCCAcacaaccccacctctgtggcagggcattcccttttgctctctctcttcttttgggtgttgtggtttgttgtagaggtattaagtaggcatcgtgttcagtctatagtctattttcagcccgcatctcccatccctagtgggcttACCtaacaccctttgcttggtggtcccttctctatccgagctgctttttcccccagcatgtgaggctggcttacaagttgtggagtaatcctcctggtacttatctctactgttcttgggtgttagtctcaaattctgttactttatattacacaaatgagtgcaatctttctatgtctattcctctctttctgactcatctcactcaacataatactttccatgttgatccacctatatgcaaatttcatgacttcatcttttcttacagctgcatagtattccattgtgtagatatatcgaagtttctttaaccagtcatcaggcactcagggtttttccagattctggttattgtgaacagtgttacaatgaacatataggtgcagatgtcacttttactatacttttttgcatctctgggatatattcccagaagcggtattgctgggtcaaatgggagcctaatttctaattttttgagaagcgtccatactgttttccaaaagggctgaaccagtcggcattcccaccagcagtgaaggagagtccctttctccccacatctgtgccaacaccggttgcttttattcttttggatgtgggccagtctctgtggtgtgagatggtatctcattgttttgatcttcatttccctgatgattagtgaggaggagcattttttcatgtgtcttttagccatctaatgagagtttttatcatgaatgcatgttggatcttgtcaaatgttttatcTGCTTTTATTGGTATGAtgacataatttttgttttgggggtatggagcaatagcatagcggttgggctttcgcctttcccgcggccgactcgagttcaattcctccgcccctctcggagaggccggcaagctaccaagagtatcaagcctgctcggcagagcctggcaagctacccgtgcgtattggatatgccaaaaacagtaacaataagtctatcaatgagagacgttactggtgcccactcgaacaaattgatgagcaatgggatgacagtgacacaatatagtaaattatgttatttaatttttgtatgttaaaccatctttgtaCCCTCAGGATAAAAAGCACTTGGCCATGGTGTGTgtctttttgatgtgttgttgtatttgatttgctaatgttttgttgaggatattttcaTCTACCTTATCAGGAATATGGgtctatagtttttcttttttgtgctgtctctgtttgcttcctctcctccctctccctccccacacatTATTTAAAcatcgtggtttacaaagttgctcataatgatttcttacaggtattcaatattccaacaccaacatCACCATCAGTGTCACCTTccttctccattttcccaaccacccctcaagccctgcccctgtggcaggtgcacaaaaatttattttatattacatattaccCATAAGTGgataacagaatgatcaaaaaatagatccttaaataaaaattagtgaaaattgttgcatctcatccCGCAGatattaagttcttgtctgagggaTTACAAAGATGTGGTTACAAGTTAACCTTCTGTCTTAAcgtttaattgagattggttgacttctacATTGCATGCCATCCATGTTGCTGTGTTACTACTGGTTTGTCAGTGTTGTGGAGTTTGGATATGTCACTCCAGAACATCAAAAGTTTTTAGCTGGTCAGTACAGCTggtgttaaatttttaactgctgAGTTTCTGTGACGGTGGAGGTGGTTGGTGGGCATAACTACTGTGAAGTATGACAAAGTACTCATCTAAATTCAAGAAGGCCCAGAGCTTTCAGCCCCAGAGAACTGAGTATCTGAGGTTTCAGCAGGATTTAGCTCACAGTGAGGGTCAGTAGTCCTGAGATGATGGAATCTGGTCAGAGGCATGGCAGTGGCTTTGGGGCTTTTGTGAGTTGCTGCTGGGACCTTCTTTGGGCAGGTGCCAACCCAAACCTTTCCAAGAGTGCCTGGGGTGTCTCATTCAGGTACAGATCTCCAAGGACTTTTTGCcactagttgatctctttcaacatttatgagtctctagagCAAGGCCCATAAAGATGAGCTTACATAGAGGCTGAGGTAGTTTATAGGCATGACTGCCAAAGATTCtatcttgttcttcttctttttttctttttagctttttgggtcacacctggtgatgcacaggggttatatcctggctgtgcgctcaggaattactcctggcagtgcttggaggaccatatgggatgctgggaatcgaacccgggtcagccgtgtgaaaggcaaatgccctatctgctgtgctatcactccagcccctctatcttGTTTTCTTGCTTACCCTATAATGTCTCATTTCTTGGATTTTTCATAGGATTTTACACAAGATTCTAGGATAATAGGAACAGAGGTACATATTTTGTGTCTGAGGAACAAGGACCCACTAGCACACAACTAAGGCTTGTTTCTTGAGAATCTTCTAATGTCCCAGAATATCCCTTCCTATTGTCCCTGGAGATACCACTGGGAAGCTTGTGACCAGGTTATGTGGCTTGAACTCCAGCTGCTGTGCAGTCTCTGCCTCCTGGACAAGAGTAAACATggatagaaggactgcactcatttgtggagtatagaataacactaCATGAAGCTCACACCCAAAgacagtggatacaagggccaggaggattgccccatagctggaagactgtttcatgagcggaggggagaacgcagatgggatagagaagggatcactaagaaaatgatggctggaggaaccagttgggatgggagatgcatgccgaaagtagttaatggaacaaacatgatgacctctcagtgtctgtgttgcaagccataatgccccaaagtagaaagagattatggggaatattgtctgccatggaggcagggggagggtggggaagggggggtatacccaggatatcgatggtggggaatgtgcactggttggagggataggtgtttgatcattgtgagattgcaacccaaacatgaaagcttgtaactatttcacggtgattcaataaaataaaatttaaaaaactagagTAAACATGGATagaaatgttcttatttttcatCTTCCCTCTCAAAGGAGTCCCATTTAGAGGcagaaaattccaaaatataaatgataactgATAACTAGCTGGGACCTGGAGAACACAAAACCCAGTGTAGTttgctttgcactaaggaatttgTCAGAACTTTGCCCGGGAAAAAATTGGTGCACCCTCACACTTTTGGGATAAATTCTTTTCAGAGGgaacttttctttgtttattaaaaTGCTGAGTTCTCCAGAAAAAAGCGGTACAATGTGTAAAAAAGTGGTACAATGTGTAAGGcaactgctttgcatgtggccagccagaATTCATTcaccccttatgatcccctgagcctttcataaggaagccctgagttcagtcaaggagtaagacttgagcactgctggctgtggcccaaaaagagaagaagaagaagaagaagaagaagaagaagaagaagaagaagaagaagaagaagaagaagaagaagaagaagaaggaggaggaggaggaggaggaggaggaggaggaggaggaggaggaggaggaggaggaggaggaggaggaggagaaggagggggaggggagctgggaggagggggaggggaagggggagtagaggggggaaggagaggggagagggagaagaatgttcTGTATATTTCCACCCAGTagccatagcacatcgggtagggtgtttgccttgcatgcagttgacccgggtttgattcctccatccctctcggagagcccggcaagctactgagtgtatcccgcccacatggcagagcctggcaaactccctggggcgtattggatatgccaacaacagtaacaagtctcacaatggagatgttactggtgcacacttgagcaaattgatgagcaaggggatgacagtgatacagtgatacaataacaGTCTCTCTCTGAAGTTAATCTGATAATTactacactctttttttttactgaatcaccatgagatagttacaagctttcatgtttggcttacaatctcacaatgatcaaacacccatccctccaccagtgcacattccagtTTCACTACTGTCTGTGCTCTGGCATCCTCCCATGACTTCGACTTCTCATTTTCTCCCATGACTTCTCAGATGTGAGACATCCTCTGCTGTTCTCAGCCCACAAAGTTTTCCCACAAATTGCTTTGTCAGGAAGTTGCTCTACACTTCGTGCCTTTTCCTTGGAGTCCTTGACAAGCTGAGCGTGACTACCGGGTGTCTTAGAGGCATTAGTGTGATGAGCTGGATGGGAATCCCAGGTTCAGGAGACCTCCCCACTTTAGCTTCACACAGCACTAGTTATTTGAACCCAGGTATTTGCTCAGTGTTAGACTCTTAATTGCAGCAGAGAGTTGGTGTTCCATATGATGAGGAGAAAGTTGAGAGTATTCTTGACATCAGAACAGGATATAGGTgtcaatatgtgtgtgtttatggtgCCATTTCAGGTGGAGATAAGAGCCAGAAATAGGAACAAcacaggaatagagaagggggtcactaagtcaatgatagttggagggatattttgggatgggagatgtgtactgaaagtagataaaggaccaagcatgatagcCTTtaggtatctgtattgcaaaccataatgccccaaagtagagagagaatgagggaaattgtctgccacagaggtgggggtgagggtgggtgggacggggatggatactggggacatttgtggtggaaaatgtacactggtgaagagatgggtgttcgatcattgtatgaatgaaactcaaacatgaaagctttgtagctgtatctcacagtgattcaatttaaaaaaaaaggagtaggagccccatttctccgcgcccgcacccccagaatgactgacgaagaggatggagctgcttgggacaccggcagcccaccagcaacctgcagtatgtgacttgagagtctccgccaggtcccccgagcgggggcctggcgtttctctttttttttttttctctttaatctacctctcttcccctcaacctctgggcacagcacagcatctaccccacttctgagcacaaaatggagagacacacccaagtgcgcggcgcggctggcgggggatcgagggcggggaagtaccggtctccgcccacatcggacacttaaagagaatgcagccacgtgggctttcccatttctccgcgcccgcacccccagaatgactgacgaagaggatggagctgcttgggacaccggcagcccaccagcaacctgcagtatgtgacttgagagtctcCGCCAGGTTCCCCGtgtggaaatctctctctctctccttcaactttttccctggactttagacagaaacagtatgtaatggttccttcttaatgggtcggacttttgtgggtgatcctaacaagaatagtaagtattttgttgaaatattgaaggcaatcaaaatggtagccatctctctagactgaactaagctatatccccacgccggctgagaagaaatatccttctttctcgggaagaaacgtggcgtggtgtcaaacatagtgtgatgtccattaagcaaacagacctggtggcgtgggaatgggaaataaggggaaaaattaggtacatggaccagtgggacgctggtggtatctcgagccagagccgatatcagcgcaagagctttggttccagaaactgcttccagacactctactagactatcaactaagccagagccccacgccggctgatgacgggaaataaccatcctcttcggtttttttccctttgtcagacagcgtggcgattactaaacaggcgtgaactcggtggctcggggcaagggggaaaaagaaaagttatgtaacaaacagcaggacttaatatctctatatgcttagtaatggagaattatcaaatgcctcattggcaataggactgtctttttctttttggggggaaaccccagcaacggtagtgagttgtgtgttgaaacatgggatgtaatcgagataagcgcaaatgaagtgaaacttatcacgtacaagggtggggactagggaggtgggagggggcggcagatatactgggggggttggggatggaagatgggcactggtgaagggaggggtgtttgaatattgtataactgacataatcctgagaactttgtaaccctccacttggtgattcaataaaaaaaattaaaaaattaaaaaaaaaaaaaaggagtaggaacaacaacaaaaaagggggtTGGAGTATGCCCTCAGAGCTCTTATGAAATTGGCTTACATAGATGAGAAATAGACAGCACATGCCCGAGAGTATAGAACTGGCCAGATCTTAATCGAAAAGGGTAATAAATATCCTGTAAAGAACCCTTCCAGAAAGCCCTCAGGATGTTGGCTGATTCACAGACAACATCCTGACATTTAAATGCTGCTTTCTGGCCCGTGCGAaagtctttgtctctctgtgtgtctctgcacaTCACCATGTGGCTGTACCTGGGGGCCCTGGTGGCTCTGTACCACCTTGTGCGCTGGTACCGGGAGAGGCAGGTGGTGAGCCAGCTGCAGGACAAGCACGTCTTCATCACGGGCTGTGACTCGGGCTTCGGCAACCTGCTGGCCAGGCAGCTGGACCGGCGGGGCTTGAGGGTGCTGGCTGCGTGTCTGACCGAGACGGGGGCCGAGTCACTGAGAACACAGACTTCAGACAGGCTGGAGACGGTGATCCTGGATGTCACCAAGTCAGAGAGCATCGCTGCGGCCACCCAGTGGGTGAAGGAGCGCACGGGAGACAGAGGTACCATGAACCTGTGTCTGTCTGAAGGGGACTCACGGACTGTGCTCCCTGGGCAGAATCCTAGGGGCTTGATTCTCATGAGCATTTCTCACTCACCAGACTCCCAGACTGagccttttcttttctcactGACCCCCGCCATCTCCACACCCTGtgctatggggtgctggaatgaGTTTGCCCTGATGAGACTTGTCCCTCTGCCGCTGAGCTGTGTCCTCTCTCAATGGGTTTTTCGTTTCTTTCTTCTGCTCCTCAGAAAAAAATCAGTTGCTTTTTCTCGCTGGGAGAGGGCGGActctcaagcaatgctcagagaggTTCATACCCTGAAAATATCTGTCAACTATTACAGTATTGCTAGTTTGACTGCTGTATGCCAGGACCAGTAAGACCCCTGAGATGGTTCTCAGAACCTTCTGGGGCCAGGACTCTGAGTTGAGCTCTCTGTTCCAATTGAGCTTCAGGTGCACACAGAGGGGCCCTAACTTCTTAGTGATATGCCTCGCTCCAAATCAGGGTGTTATTATAGGAGTGAGAGAGCCTCTTAGGCATGGAGGTTTGTAGGCTGACTTAGGTCACCCCTAGTGTGCCTGCTGTCCTCAGCTCTTACCCTGTTTTGGTGGTGACTAGCAATGTCCCCACCGATGACCATCCCCACTTCCACCCGCCATCACTGAGCCTTCTGCACATTTCTGTACACGATCAGACCCTCTCAGAGTTGTGTTGTCTTTAGCCATCAtgtttctcttcctctgtcttcttcattcattccttctttGCTTAATTGAGAGTTGTGGCTAAACCACAGCAGCCACACGAAATGCAGGATTTCTATAAAATTCAGGATTTCTATGAAATGCAGGATTTCtataaaaatgcagaattttGATAAAGGGCAGCCACAACTTTGGTGTGTGAGACCCAAAGGCTAAAGAACACTCTGCCCTCTGGCCACTGACAGGGCCTGAGCTTCCTGCCCTGCAGGCATCTCGGTGGTATCTCCTCTGCGCATTCCCCAGGGAACCTCTCCGTGTCCTCTGAGAGGTCGGTCTGGAACCCCGAGGGGTGGCCTCCCTCCAGGCACAGCACACAGTGACTCTCCCATCCCCTGTGTCCAGGTCTCTGGGGTCTGGTGAACAACGCTGGCATCTCAGTGCCCACGGCTCCCAATGAGTGGCTGACCAAAGAGGACTTCATGAAGATACTGGATGTGAACCTGCTGGGGGTGATCGACTTGACCCTGAACCTGCTGCCCCTGCTGAGGAAGGCCAGGGGCCGTGTGGTCAACGTCTCCAGCATTGGAGGTCGGCTTGCCCTGATAAGTGGTGGTTACTGCATCTCCAAGTTTGGCCTTGAGGCCTTCTCTGACACGCTCAGGTAAGGGCAGAGGAGACCTTCCTGTGAAGGTCCAGCTATTGTGCTTCCAGGGAGCCTTTCCCTGGGGGTTCTTCCATCACTTACTGGCATCCTCTTCATTTCCTCTAAATTTCTGGCACTATGCGCTCTGGGATATCCCTTTCTATGTTTTGGGTATGTAAGAGAACCCCTGACCTGTTAAGTCTGGTTCCACCTCCTTTCTTGGCGGAAGCCTCAGCACCAAGGGTCTGAAGAGGAGTGGAACTGGGACAGTTGCGCTATCGATCCCATGATATCACCTCCCCGCTATTCACACTTGGGAAACTTGGAAAAGGGCTTAGAGCCTTTGAGTGCAGAATGCACATTGCTAGGAATTTCTGAGAGTGCAACTAAGTGTGAGGACAAAGCCATTTCTTCCCCAAACTGACATGTGAGGGTTGAGAAAGGGGCAGAGATGGAAGTGATGTGCCCGCGTCTCAGGCTGTTTGCTGAGGAAGCCCATAGGACTCATGCTTTTGTGCATGttagagatgcgtgctgaaattaaataatggaccagacatgatgacctctcagtgtctgtgtttcaag is part of the Sorex araneus isolate mSorAra2 chromosome 2, mSorAra2.pri, whole genome shotgun sequence genome and harbors:
- the LOC101553045 gene encoding retinol dehydrogenase 7-like isoform X1; amino-acid sequence: MWLYLGALVALYHLVRWYRERQVVSQLQDKHVFITGCDSGFGNLLARQLDRRGLRVLAACLTETGAESLRTQTSDRLETVILDVTKSESIAAATQWVKERTGDRGLWGLVNNAGISVPTAPNEWLTKEDFMKILDVNLLGVIDLTLNLLPLLRKARGRVVNVSSIGGRLALISGGYCISKFGLEAFSDTLRRELSFFGVKVAVIEPGHFKTFMTNLENISQGIQKAWEQASAEVKDIYGENYLTRLIKMGKIMETYKNSSLSLATDCMEHALISCHPRIRYSPGWDAKFIFIPLSYMPSFVTDYLIKLATLRPAKAL
- the LOC101553045 gene encoding retinol dehydrogenase 7-like isoform X2, with the protein product MWLYLGALVALYHLVRWYRERQVVSQLQDKHVFITGCDSGFGNLLARQLDRRGLRVLAACLTETGAESLRTQTSDRLETVILDVTKSESIAAATQWVKERTGDRGLWGLVNNAGISVPTAPNEWLTKEDFMKILDVNLLGVIDLTLNLLPLLRKARGRVVNVSSIGGRLALISGGYCISKFGLEAFSDTLRRELSFFGVKVAVIEPGHFKTFMTNLENISQGIQKAWEQASAEVKDIYGENYLTRRKWALGCGGGLSLATDCMEHALISCHPRIRYSPGWDAKFIFIPLSYMPSFVTDYLIKLATLRPAKAL